From a single Sorghum bicolor cultivar BTx623 chromosome 5, Sorghum_bicolor_NCBIv3, whole genome shotgun sequence genomic region:
- the LOC8073648 gene encoding fructose-bisphosphate aldolase, chloroplastic has protein sequence MASATLLKSSFLPKKAEWGAMRQAATPKPVTVSMVVRASAYADELVQTAKTIASPGRGILAMDESNATCGKRLDSIGLENTEANRQAYRTLLVSAPGLGQYISGAILFEETLYQSTVDGKKIVDVLNEQGIVPGIKVDKGLVPLAGSNNESWCQGLDGLASREAAYYQAGARFAKWRTVVSIPNGPSELAVKEAAWGLARYAAISQENGLVPIVEPEILLDGEHGIERTFEVAQKVWAETFYYMAENNVMFEGILLKPSMVTPGAECEEKATPEQVAEYTLKLLHRRIPPAVPGIMFLSGGQSEVEATQNLNAMNQSPNPWHVSFSYARALQNTCLKTWGGRPENVKAAQDALLLRAKANSLAQLGKYTGDGEAAAAKEGMFVKNYSY, from the exons ATGGCATCTGCTACTCTCCTCAAGTCATCTTTCCTTCCCAAGAAGGCTGAATGGGGTGCCATGCGCCAGGCTGCCACTCCCAAGCCGGTGACTGTCTCCATGGTTGTCCGTGCTAGCGCCTATGCTGATGAGCTTGTCCAAACCGCG AAAACCATCGCGTCACCAGGAAGGGGTATCCTTGCCATGGATGAGTCGAACGCTACCTGCGGCAAGAGGCTTGACTCCATTGGCCTTGAGAACACTGAGGCCAACCGCCAGGCTTACAGGACCCTCCTTGTCAGTGCCCCAGGCCTAGGACAGTACATCTCTGGTGCTATCCTCTTCGAGGAGACCCTCTACCAGTCAACTGTTGATGGAAAGAAGATTGTTGACGTCCTTAATGAGCAGGGAATCGTGCCTGGTATCAAGGTCGACAAG GGTCTTGTGCCACTTGCTGGCTCCAACAACGAGTCGTGGTGCCAAGGTCTTGATGGCCTTGCTTCACGTGAAGCAGCCTACTACCAGGCTGGTGCCCGCTTCGCCAAGTG GCGCACTGTTGTCAGCATCCCCAACGGTCCATCTGAACTTGCCGTGAAGGAAGCTGCCTGGGGCCTTGCCCGCTATGCCGCCATTTCACAG GAAAATGGTCTGGTGCCAATTGTGGAGCCCGAAATCCTTCTTGATGGTGAGCATGGCATCGAGAGGACCTTCGAGGTCGCACAGAAGGTGTGGGCAGAGACCTTCTACTACATGGCTGAGAACAATGTGATGTTTGAGGGCATCTTGCTCAAGCCCAGCATGGTTACCCCTGGTGCTGAGTGCGAGGAGAAGGCCACTCCTGAGCAAGTAGCCGAGTACACCCTCAAGCTCCTCCACAGAAGGATCCCTCCTGCCGTTCCCGGCATCATG TTCCTGTCTGGTGGGCAGTCTGAGGTTGAGGCGACCCAGAACCTGAACGCCATGAACCAGAGCCCCAACCCGTGGCATGTGTCATTCTCCTACGCTAGGGCGCTGCAGAACACCTGCCTCAAGACATGGGGAGGCAGGCCTGAGAACGTGAAGGCAGCACAGGACGCGCTGCTGCTGCGCGCCAAGGCCAATTCCCTGGCACAGCTCGGCAAGTACACCGGCGATGGTGAGGCCGCTGCCGCCAAGGAGGGCATGTTCGTCAAGAACTACAGCTACTAA
- the LOC110435375 gene encoding uncharacterized protein LOC110435375 produces MLPDFVGGAVDFGALAAVSSFARLLRRGGCSHAEGVAKEEFAAAEDVGEGTPSLRKSVRNFISSFWIRFGRDEAKKMAEDRRAEEIAKKKAKVDKAGPSRPPRETRPPTQAEAEARDAGAKAPEGSGAKVSETAEASAPPPPQV; encoded by the exons ATGCTCCCCGACTTTGTCGGGGGtgctgttgattttggggctttggccGCGGTTAGCTCCTTCGCTAGGCTTTTACGCCGCGGAGGTTGCTCTCACGCGGAGGGAGTCGCCAAGGAGGAATTTGCTGCGGCGGAGGACGTTGGCGAAGGCACCCCTTCCCTGCGCAAATCTGTCCGGAACTTTATcagttcgttctggattaggtttgggcgggATGAGGCGAAGAAAATGGCGGAGGATCGTCGAGCTGAG GAGATTGCGAAGAAGAAGGCTAAGGTTGACAAGGCCGGTCCTTCGCGTCCACCGAGGGAGACGCGTCCTCCGACCCAGGCTGAAGCGGAGGCTCGTGATGCTGGTGCCAAAGCTCCGGAGGGATCTGGTGCCAAGGTTTCAGAGACGGCCGAGgcttctgctcctcctccgcctcaggtgtga
- the LOC110435850 gene encoding uncharacterized abhydrolase domain-containing protein DDB_G0269086-like, producing MRAWFYVRTPAASKTLDDGSVDKVYPYASLMKELKPFSKVDPSQEMSEERLACDKAFALACRYSGGRDLVEEMVAADYWPLGRRTDEFTIEMVQVPVFGPPEGLPFPRFGAGIPEDETKESFLDRVEVSARRIVGKISEKEYLQRRSALGTMPRFNRIFEELGIEYEDYVIPPDVLLGLEKKKDSSKAVALAESKKRKGGGAVKQLAKKRRAEVVVETPVESSSARSSGAESNSVASAPAGAAAAGGAPEVEASRAVSSVRAPFASLLGEESSDAEAPEPSPAREANPAASEGPRVASVGGGSPPKEVQVESSDEAESASVRRIRRAEAPLRPAGDADVFAGLATAEEMAKGASVAQEGLAVPPPREPAPSALANRPSPADVLGPGASEPSITGWTDALREVHSLVGDRFRQKLRGMDFDTLLRVQYEHHSLGHHMAAALEERCSREVICRDEAIGALKKENETLEAEKARLSEEVKEFSSVRREVDSLRKERDDYKAGSAVLKKEKEDAEASAAVLRTSIAEAGRVRDLALQRAEKAEDIAERLRRELDAERTLGEAPLLLRPAAMLGLPSHG from the exons atgagagCCTGGTTCTACGTGAGGACCCCCGCTGCGTCGAAGACTTTAGATGACGGCAGCGTTGATAAAGTTTATCCTTATGCGTCGCTGATGAAGGAGCTGAAGCCTTTCTCGAAGGTTGATCCTTCGCAGGAGATGTCGGAGGAGCGACTGGCTTGTGATAAGGCATTTGCGCTGGCGTGCCGATATTCCGGAGGCCGGGAtttggttgaggagatggtcgcTGCTGACTACTGGCCCCTTGGCCGCAGGACCGACGAGTTCACCATTGAGATGGTGCAAGTTCCTGTGTTTGGTCCTCCGGAGGGGTTGCCGTTTCCCCGGTTCGGCGCGGGTATTCCGGAGGATGAGACCAAGGAGTCCTTCCTTGATCGTGTGGAGGTTTCTGCCCGGAGGATCGTCGGGAAGATCTCGGAGAAGGAATATCTCCAGCGTAGGTCTGCGCTTGGGACGATGCCCCGGTTCAACCGCATTTTTGAGGAATTGGGGATCGAGTATGAGGATTATGTTATTCCTCCGGATGTGTTGCTTgggttggagaagaagaaggactcCTCGAAGGCTGTTGCTTtggcggagtcgaagaagaggaaagggggTGGCGCAGTCAAGCAACTTGCGAAGAAGCGGAGGGCGGAGGTTGTGGTAGAGACTcctgtggagtcttcctccgcCCGCTCATCTGGTGCCGAGTCAAACTCGGTAGCTTCTGCACCTGCGGGGGCCGCTGCTGCTGGTGGAGCTCCTGAAGTTGAAGCTTCGCGTGCGGTCTCCTCTGTGCGCGCGCCTTTCGCGTCTCTTCTTGGGGAGGAGTCTtccgacgcggaggcccctgagCCGAGCCCTGCGCGGGAGGCAAATCCTGCAGCGTCTGAGGGTCCGCGCGTGGCTTCAGTTGGCGGAGGGTCTCCGCCTAAGGAGGTTCAGGTGGAGTCCAGCGACGAAGCTGAGTCCGCCTCTGTTCGGAGGATCAGGAGGGCGGAGGCTCCCCTTCGTCCGGCTGGTGACG CGGATGTTTTTGCTGGGCTGGCTACCGCGGAGGAGATGGCTAAAGGCGCCAGCGTTGCGCAGGAAGGGCTTGCCGTTCCTCCGCCGCGTGAGCCTGCGCCTTCTGCGTTGGCCAACAGGCCTTCGCCTGCTGATGTTCTTGGTCCTG GTGCTTCTGAAccttcgatcacaggttggactGATGCCTTGCGCGAGGTTCATTCCTTGGTCGGAG ATCGTTTTCGTCAGAAGCTTCGCGGCATGGACTTTGACACGCTCCTTCGCGTGCAGTATGAGCATCATAGCCTT GGTCATCACATGGCTGCCGCCTTGGAGGAGCGTTGCTCCCGGGAGGTTATTTGCCGTGATGAGGCGATTGGTGCTCTGAAGAAGGAGAACGAGACCTTGGAAGCTGAGAAGGCTCGTCTGTCGGAGGAGGTTAAGGAGTTTTCCTCCGTCAGGAGGGAGGTTGATTCCCTGAGAAAGGAGAGGGATGACTATAAGGCTGGGTCGGCGGTTctgaagaaagagaaagaagatGCCGAAGCTTCGGCGGCGGTCCTCCGCACAAGTATCGCTGAGGCGGGGAGAGTTAGGGACTTAGCCCTGCAGCGAGCTGAGAAggcggaggacattgctgaacgCCTTCGCAGAGAGCTTGACGCTGAGCGGAC TTTGGGGGAagcacctctgctcctccgcccGGCGGCGATGTTGGGGCTGCCCTCGCATGGCTGA
- the LOC8073649 gene encoding integrator complex subunit 3: MPPPLPPSPPPPRLLAGGDHHPPPTSASSPEHPFHSAHLVLPSPSPSTADLSSPHLPFALAFAFITQPSPLPRRLLVVLHAAGARFPAFYHAFASALLSLPFPLLLPHPRTRLLLAASELARAAAPGFAPLLVSLLRRVPFPGDARLLEVLHEHASFLADEEPQVLATAVFAFLRLLSRNRLAPAAGSVECKDCEECNGAKNLQECRGRLVSFCVSVLRDHFQVCALLGRDLVRSLHELALVPEFQLLWRDLILDRAADVCRIGTPRWCTAVAITSEMETQLLFMMNNVKWGDQKRYQLWFARKHLMVPGGEERIPDIVRFICCGYHPTNEVMQSGVIARWAVVGWLLTSCSKGYVVANAKLALFYDWLFFEKGRGSVMNIEPAMLLMVNSVSQYTDITNMLLEFLFLLIDNYDVQRKEVIARCVRSAFGVLVKKGVVPSLVPLTGCDKLSLLLRQKLLAFLSDTCEVAEEACGKPINEVSKGTELNKRIC, encoded by the coding sequence ATGCCGCCGCCGTTACCGCCGTCTCCCCCTCCCCCGCGTCTCCTCGCCGGCGGCGACCACCACCCGCCCCCGACCTCCGCCTCCTCCCCGGAACACCCCTTCCACTCCGCGCATCTCGTCCTCCCCTCCCCGTCTCCGTCCACCGCCGACCTCTCCTCGCCGCACCTACCCTTCGCCCTCGCCTTCGCCTTCATCACCCAGCCTTCCCCGCTCCCGCGGCGTCTCCTTGTCGTCCTCCACGCAGCCGGCGCCCGCTTCCCCGCCTTCTACCACGCCTTCGCGTCCGCTCTCCTCTCCctccccttccccctcctcctcccccacccACGCAcccgcctcctcctcgccgcctcGGAGCTCGCCCGCGCGGCGGCGCCGGGGTTCGCGCCCCTCCTCGTCTCCCTCCTCCGCCGCGTGCCGTTCCCCGGGGACGCCCGCCTGCTCGAGGTCTTGCACGAGCACGCCTCGTTTCTCGCCGACGAGGAGCCCCAGGTCCTCGCCACCGCCGTGTTCGCCTTCCTACGACTCCTCTCCAGGAACCGCCTCGCTCCGGCCGCAGGCAGCGTCGAGTGCAAGGACTGCGAGGAGTGCAATGGTGCCAAGAATCTGCAAGAATGCAGGGGAAGGCTTGTGTCTTTCTGCGTCTCCGTGCTGCGGGATCACTTCCAAGTGTGCGCACTGCTCGGAAGGGACCTTGTGAGGTCGCTCCACGAGCTGGCGCTCGTGCCCGAGTTCCAGCTGCTGTGGAGAGACTTGATTCTTGACCGTGCTGCCGACGTCTGTCGGATTGGCACACCCCGGTGGTGCACGGCGGTGGCCATCACGTCGGAGATGGAGACACAGCTCTTGTTCATGATGAACAATGTGAAGTGGGGCGATCAGAAGAGGTACCAGCTGTGGTTCGCAAGGAAGCACCTGATGGTGCCTGGAGGGGAGGAGAGGATCCCTGACATTGTGCGGTTCATATGCTGCGGGTACCACCCGACCAATGAGGTCATGCAATCTGGTGTCATTGCTCGCTGGGCGGTCGTAGGTTGGTTGCTTACGAGTTGCAGCAAGGGTTATGTTGTGGCCAATGCAAAGCTGGCGCTGTTCTATGACTGGTTGTTCTTCGAGAAGGGGAGGGGTAGTGTCATGAATATTGAACCTGCTATGCTCCTGATGGTGAACTCAGTGTCTCAGTACACTGATATCACGAACATGCTGCTTGAGTTCTTGTTTCTTCTGATTGACAACTATGATGTGCAGCGGAAAGAGGTGATTGCACGCTGTGTGAGGAGTGCGTTTGGGGTGCTGGTGAAGAAAGGAGTGGTTCCGTCATTGGTGCCATTGACAGGTTGTGACAAGTTATCGCTGTTGCTCAGGCAAAAGCTTCTGGCTTTTTTATCTGATACTTGTGAGGTGGCTGAAGAAGCTTGCGGGAAGCCAATCAATGAGGTTTCTAAAGGAACAGAATTGAACAAGAGAATTTGCTGA
- the LOC8073646 gene encoding NAC transcription factor NAM-B1 has translation MNFSKPTACEAYMELAPGYKFKPTEEEIVMRYLRPRAVNEPLPSTFIVDVDIRSCNPWDLVPEGSVEKYFFCQRVKRWPHGKRYNRAAGDGHWRASGKDMPIFSNIINGGMPLMVGLKKTLVFYLGKAAVGENTEWVMQEYSLVQAGLTPYPVISPNGTNNLGEQSRDLVAITKEKVNLSEALSNTTTASVPKVVPVMISPDDSWVVCCIYKKKKKRAPRAIAQRYNIADGGQVHFFNFLGQGNSEGNSSSGSLTDLPIEKAKDNNEGTSGTNDKADTNEAGK, from the exons ATGAATTTCTCTAAGCCCACAGCATGTGAAGCCTATATGGAACTTGCGCCAGGGTACAAGTTTAAACCTACTGAAGAGGAGATCGTGATGCGCTACCTTCGTCCTCGTGCTGTGAATGAACCACTCCCCTCAACGTTCATTGTTGATGTGGATATCCGAAGCTGCAACCCTTGGGACCTAGTACCAG AGGGATCTGTGGAGAAATACTTCTTTTGTCAAAGAGTAAAAAGATGGCCACATGGAAAACGGTACAATCGTGCAGCAGGTGATGGACACTGGAGGGCATCGGGTAAGGACATGCCCATCTTTAGCAATATCATCAATGGTGGAATGCCTTTGATGGTTGGGCTAAAGAAAACACTGGTGTTCTACCTTGGCAAGGCAGCAGTTGGTGAGAACACTGAATGGGTCATGCAAGAATATAGCCTTGTTCAAGCTGGCCTCACACCCTATCCAGTGATTAGTCCTAATGGAACCAACAACCTAGGAGAACAAAGCCGTGATTTAGTGGCAATCACAAAG GAAAAGGTTAATCTCTCTGAAGCTCTCTCCAATACTACTACAGCAAGTGTGCCCAAGGTTGTTCCTGTCATGATTAGTCCAGATGACTCCTGGGTTGTCTGTTGcatctacaagaagaagaagaagcgcgCACCACGTGCCATTGCCCAGCGTTACAACATTGCAGATGGAGGGCAAGTCCACTTCTTCAACTTCCTTGGGCAGGGTAATTCAGAGGGAAATTCTAGCTCAGGTAGCCTCACCGACCTACCAATAGAGAAGGCAAAGGATAATAATGAGGGTACGAGCGGAACCAACGACAAAGCTGATACGAATGAGGCAGGGAAGTAA